Part of the Sphingobacterium sp. LZ7M1 genome, AACGCAGAACCACCTGATGAGGAAACTGCACGTGGTATCATTGACCGTTTGTTCTTCTCGGATAAACGATACGATTTAGGAGATGTGGGTAGATACCGTATCAACCGTAAATTGAAACTTGATACACCGTCGGATACAAAAGTATTGACCCGTGAAGATATCATCGCTATCGTGAAGTACTTGATCAACTTGATCAACTCGAAAGCAGAGGTGGATGATATCGACCACTTATCTAACCGTCGTGTTCGTACGGTTGGTGAGCAATTATATGCGCAATTCGGTGTAGGTCTAGCTCGTATGGCTCGTACTATCCGTGAGCGTATGAACATTCGTGATAACGAGGTGTTTACGCCTACTGACTTGATTAATGCTCGTACATTGTCATCAGTGATCAATTCTTTCTTCGGAACGAACCAGTTATCACAGTTCATGGATCAAACCAACCCATTGGCTGAGATTACGCACAAACGTCGTCTGTCAGCATTAGGTCCAGGTGGTCTTTCAAGAGAGCGTGCCGGTTTCGAGGTACGTGACGTTCACTATACGCACTACGGTCGTTTGTGTACTATTGAAACTCCAGAGGGTCCAAACATTGGTTTGATTTCATCATTGTCAGTTCACGCGAAAATCAATAACCTAGGATTTATCGAAACTCCATACCGTATCGTTTCTGATGGTAAGGTGGTAGTTGATAAGCCAGTTGTTTATTTATCTGCTGAAGATGAAGACGATAAGACAATTGCGCAAGCAAATGCTCTATATGATGATAAAGGTAATTTCTTAGATGCTAAAGTAAAAGCTAGATATGAGGGAGACTTCCCGATTATTGAGCCTGAGAAATTAGACTATATGGACGTTTCTCCGAACCAGATTACATCAATCGCGGCTTCATTGATTCCTTTCTTGGAGCATGATGATGCCAACCGTGCATTGATGGGTTCCAACATGCAACGTCAAGCAGTTCCTTTGTTACGTCCGCAAGCACCGGTTGTAGGTACTGGATTGGAAGCACGTGTAGCGAAAGATTCCCGTACGTTGATCAACGCTGAAGGAAACGGAACAGTAGAATATGTAGATGCACAAGAAATTCACATCCGTTACGATAGAAACGACAACGATCGTTTGGTATCATTCGATGATGATGTGAAAGCATATAGATTGACCAAGTTCAAGAAAACCAACCAAAATACCTGTATCAACTTGAAACCGATCGTTACGAAAGGACAAAGAGTTGAAAAAGGTCAGGTATTATGTGAAGGCTATGCAACCGAAGATGGTGAATTGGCATTGGGTAGAAACTTGAAAGTGGCATTCATGCCTTGGCAAGGATACAACTTTGAGGATGCGATCGTAATCTCTGAGCGTGTAGTATCACAGGATTTATTCACTTCATTACACATTGAAGAATTCGAACTTGAAGTTCGTGATACTAAACGTGGTGAAGAGGAATTGACAGCTGATATTCCAAACGTTTCAGAAGAAGCTACGAAAGACCTTGATGAAAACGGTATTATCCGTGTTGGTGCTGAGGTTGGCGAAGGTGATATCTTAATTGGTAAGATCACTCCTAAAGGAGAATCTGATCCTTCACCAGAAGAGAAGTTATTACGTGCGATCTTTGGTGACAAAGCTGGTGACGTGAAGGATGCTTCATTGAAAACTCCACCATCAATCAAAGGTGTGGTTATCGATACGAAGTTATTCTCTCGTGCGAAGAAAATGTCTAAAGAAGTTGAGCGTAAAGCTTTAGAGAAATTAGAAGTTGCTCACGATAGAAACATCAAGATTCTTAAAGATCGTTTGGTTGAGAAATTATTTACGATCGTAAATGGTAAGACCTCTCAAGGTATTTACAATGTTTACAAAGAGTTATTGGTAGCTAAGGGCGCTAAGTTTACTCAAAAGATCCTTACTGATCTTGACTATAACAACGTTAATCCTACAGGATGGACTACTGATGATGACAAGAATGACATGATCAAACTTGCATTGCACAACTACAACATTAAAGTTAATGAGGAGTTAGGTGCATTCAAGCGTGAGAAATTTGCAATCTCTGTCGGTGATGAGCTTCCATCGGGTATCGTTCAGATGGCGAAGGTATATGTTGCCAAAAAACGTAAGCTGAAAGTAGGAGATAAGATGGCGGGACGTCACGGTAACAAAGGTATTGTTGCACGTATTGTACGTGATGAGGACATGCCTTTCTTAGAAGACGGAACACCAGTTGATATCGTGTTGAACCCACTAGGGGTACCTTCGCGTATGAACCTTGGACAGATCTATGAAACTGTATTAGGCTGGGCAGGACAAAAATTAGGTGTTAAATTCGCTACTCCGATCTTTGACGGTGCAGAAATGGACCAAGTAGAAGAGTGGGTTGAGAAAGCAGGATTACCTAAGTCAGGTCGTACTTACCTATACAATGGATTGACAGGTGATCGTTTTGACCAACCTACAA contains:
- the rpoB gene encoding DNA-directed RNA polymerase subunit beta; translated protein: MANNNIQKERVNFATSKKVIDYPDFLDVQLESFKEFFQLETTSDNRHQEGLYKVFAENFPISDSRNIFVLEFLDYFIDPPRYDIQECIERGLTYSVPLKAKLKLSCNDEEHEDFETIVQDVYLGTIPYMTPKGTFVINGAERVIVSQLHRSPGVFFGQSRHTNGTKLYSARVIPFKGSWIEFATDVNNVMYAYIDRKKKFPVTTLLRAIGFDSDKEILELFDLADEVKVSKSGLKKYVGRRLAARVLNKWTEDFVDEDTGEVVSIDRNEIILERETILEEDHIDLIIDAGVKSIILTKEDESNNADYSIIYNTLQKDTSNSEKEAVEHIYRQLRNAEPPDEETARGIIDRLFFSDKRYDLGDVGRYRINRKLKLDTPSDTKVLTREDIIAIVKYLINLINSKAEVDDIDHLSNRRVRTVGEQLYAQFGVGLARMARTIRERMNIRDNEVFTPTDLINARTLSSVINSFFGTNQLSQFMDQTNPLAEITHKRRLSALGPGGLSRERAGFEVRDVHYTHYGRLCTIETPEGPNIGLISSLSVHAKINNLGFIETPYRIVSDGKVVVDKPVVYLSAEDEDDKTIAQANALYDDKGNFLDAKVKARYEGDFPIIEPEKLDYMDVSPNQITSIAASLIPFLEHDDANRALMGSNMQRQAVPLLRPQAPVVGTGLEARVAKDSRTLINAEGNGTVEYVDAQEIHIRYDRNDNDRLVSFDDDVKAYRLTKFKKTNQNTCINLKPIVTKGQRVEKGQVLCEGYATEDGELALGRNLKVAFMPWQGYNFEDAIVISERVVSQDLFTSLHIEEFELEVRDTKRGEEELTADIPNVSEEATKDLDENGIIRVGAEVGEGDILIGKITPKGESDPSPEEKLLRAIFGDKAGDVKDASLKTPPSIKGVVIDTKLFSRAKKMSKEVERKALEKLEVAHDRNIKILKDRLVEKLFTIVNGKTSQGIYNVYKELLVAKGAKFTQKILTDLDYNNVNPTGWTTDDDKNDMIKLALHNYNIKVNEELGAFKREKFAISVGDELPSGIVQMAKVYVAKKRKLKVGDKMAGRHGNKGIVARIVRDEDMPFLEDGTPVDIVLNPLGVPSRMNLGQIYETVLGWAGQKLGVKFATPIFDGAEMDQVEEWVEKAGLPKSGRTYLYNGLTGDRFDQPTTVGVIYMLKLGHMVDDKMHARSIGPYSLITQQPLGGKAQFGGQRFGEMEVWALEAFGASNILQEILTVKSDDVVGRAKTYEAIVKGNNLPTPSVPESFNVLVHELRGLGLDITLD